The following coding sequences lie in one Spinacia oleracea cultivar Varoflay chromosome 1, BTI_SOV_V1, whole genome shotgun sequence genomic window:
- the LOC130465847 gene encoding protein DETOXIFICATION 45, chloroplastic-like: protein MEETDVKDPNLKQSLESATSQISQLALSNSPTGVANLAAVFLFPLFINYFQMGVTGAATATVVSQYIGSFLMIWFLSKRVILLPPKFGDLKFGVYLKSGGFLIGRTVAVLITMTIGTSMVARQGPLAMAAHQICMQVWLVVSLLTDGLAASGQVYTPRNAPILVRKLMWFVSNGLSVLPASIYYWLERA from the exons ATGGAGGAGACAGATGTTAAAGATCCAAATTTAAAGCAATCTCTGGAGTCTGCTACTTCTCAGATTAGCCAGCTAGCTCTTTCTAATAGTCCTACTG GTGTTGCCAATCTTGCAGCTGTTTTTCTGTTCCCGCTTTTcataaattattttcagatGGGTGTCACTGGAGCAGCCACTGCCACTGTTGTGTCTCA ATACATAGGTAGCTTCTTGATGATTTGGTTTCTTAGCAAGAGAGTAATATTATTACCTCCAAAATTTGGAGATCTGAAGTTTGGGGTCTATTTAAAATCTG GTGGATTTCTGATTGGAAGAACTGTGGCTGTTTTGATAACTATGACGATTGGGACCTCGATGGTTGCTCGTCAaggtcctctagctatggctgcTCATCAAATCTGTATGCAAGTGTGGTTGGTTGTCTCTCTTTTAACTGATGGATTGGCCGCATCTGGTCAG gtctacactccgaggaatgcgcctatactagtgaggaaattgatgtggttcgtgagcaacggGCTAAGTGTTTTACCCGCAAGTATTTACTATTGGcttgagcgcgcttga